TGGAGAGCGCCCTGGTTGCACACCAGGCGGTGCTGGAGGCGGGGGTCGTGGGCGCGGAAGACGCGGACCAGCTCACCAAGCCGATGGCGTTCGTGGTGCTGAAGGACGGAAGGACGGGCTCAACCGAGCTGGAGCATGAGCTGAAGCAGTTCGTGAAGCACCGGCTGGCGCCCTTCAAGTATCCGCGGTGGGTGGTGTTCCTGCCGGAGCTGCCGAAGACCGCGACGGGGAAGATCCAGCGTTACAAGCTACGAGAACTGACTCCGCACCACCGTTAGGGGAGCTGTGAGGCGCCCAGCAAGCGATCAGGAGACCGGGATGCCCACGTAGGCGATCATCCGCCCGTCCTTCCCACCCGAGGCGCGGTGCGAGAAGAACCGGTCGTTGTCACAGCTCGTGCACAGGGGTGAGACCGTGACCTCGCCCACTCCCAACTCCTCGGCCTGACGGGCCAGCGCGGCGCGCAGGTCGAGACGCTGCTTGCCGGGCCGCGCGGCCGGGCCAAGCACCGCCTTCGCGACCTCCTCACCCACTTCATAGCAGGCGCCGCAAACACCAACTCCACAATGCATTACGAGATCTTCCGGAGAGACTTTCGCACGGTCGTGGAGGAGGCGCACTCCCGTCTCGACGATGCGCGCAGCGGTGCCGCGCCAGCCGGCGTGAAGCAGCGCCACCGCAGACCCGTCGCGGGACGTGAGGTAGACGGGCACGCAGTCGGCGACAGTCACGCCGAGCAGGAGACCCTGTTGCACCGTGGCGTGCCCATCGGCGGCATCGGCAACGTGCCAGCCCTGCCCGACGCCCTCGTGCCACCGCACGGCCGCGCCGTGGACCTGATGGGCCTGCTGGACGGCGTTGAACTTGGGACGGTTCGCGTCACGAAACGCTCGCCAGCGGCCCATGACCGTCCCTACCGGTTCTTCAGTCCAGAAGCCAAGCGAGAACGGCCGCTCCGTGACGCCGGCGACCACGCCGAAGCGGTCCCTCCACTCGGCCAGCTCGACACCGGGGACGGTTCCTCCCGCAACGGACGCCTCGGCGAGCACTGCGCCCCCGGTGCGCCGGTGCGCCCGTGCGCCGGTGCCCGCCGTCACTCCCCCCGCTCGATCTTCGCGCCCAACGCCTTCAGCCGCTCGTGGATCTTCTCGTAGCCGCGCTCGATCTGGCCGATGTTGTGGATGGTGCTCTTCCCTTCGGCCGCGAGCGCCGCGATGAGCATCGCCATGCCGGCGCGGATGTCGGGGCTCTCGACCCTGCCCCCGCGGAGCTGTGACCGACCCGCCACGACGGCCCGATGCGGATCGCACAGCACGATGCGCGCGCCCATCTCGATCACCCGGTCCACGAAGAAGAGCCGCGACTCGAACAGCTTCTCGTGGATGAGGATGAGCCCGTCGCACTGCGTCGCCGTCACCAGCGCGATGCTCATCAGGTCGGCCGGGAACCCGGGCCAGACGGCGTCCTCGAGCTTGGCCACGTGGCCGCCCAGGTCGGAGGCGATGCGGCGCGGCTGGCCCTGGGCGACGATGAGACTGTCGCCGTCGATCCGCGGCTCGACGCCCAGCTTCCCGAACCCCACCAGCGTGGCGCGGAGGTCGTCGGGCCTTACCCCCTCGATCGTGATCGGCGAGTCCGTCACGGCGGCGAGACCGATGAACGATCCGATCTCGATGTGATCCGGTCCGATCGTGAACTCGGCGCCGCCCAGTGGACGTCCGCCTTCGATGGTGATGGTGTTGGTCCCGATCCCCTCGATGGAGGCGCCCATCGCAACGAGGAACCGCGCGGTGTCCTGGACGTGCGGCTCGGAGGCCGCGTTGCGCAGCACGGTGCGGCCCTTCGCGGCTACCGCGGCCATGAGCGCGTTCTCGGTCCCGGTGACGCTGGCCTCGTCGAGGAAGATGTCGTCGCCGGTGAGGCGCTTGGCCTCGAAGTCGTAGGTGGCGCCGACGTTGATCTCAGCTCCGAGCCGGCCCAGCGCGAGGAGGTGGGTGTCAATGCGCCGCCGGCCGATGACGTCGCCGCCGGGCGGCGGCAGGCGCACCCGGCCGAACCGCGCGAGCATCGGGCCGGCGAGCAGGATGGAGGCGCGGATCTTCCCGCACAGCACGGGATCAGGATCGGTGGCCGAGGCCGCGCGCGCGTCCAGCTCGAGGGTGTGCTCGTCCCGCCATTGCGCCCGCACGTTCTGGGCGCGCAGCAGGTCGAGCATCGTCTCGACATCGCGGATATGGGGGACGTTGTGGAGCACGACGGGGCCGTCGGCGAGGAGCGTCGCCGCGAGGATCGGCAGCGCGGCGTTCTTGTTGCCGGCCGGCCGGACGGTGCCGCCAAGGCGGTAGCCGCCCTCGACGACGAAATAGGGAGACATGGGGCGGAAGAATGCGATGTGGCGCACCCAAGAGCAAGCG
This portion of the Gemmatimonadales bacterium genome encodes:
- a CDS encoding polyphenol oxidase family protein translates to MTAGTGARAHRRTGGAVLAEASVAGGTVPGVELAEWRDRFGVVAGVTERPFSLGFWTEEPVGTVMGRWRAFRDANRPKFNAVQQAHQVHGAAVRWHEGVGQGWHVADAADGHATVQQGLLLGVTVADCVPVYLTSRDGSAVALLHAGWRGTAARIVETGVRLLHDRAKVSPEDLVMHCGVGVCGACYEVGEEVAKAVLGPAARPGKQRLDLRAALARQAEELGVGEVTVSPLCTSCDNDRFFSHRASGGKDGRMIAYVGIPVS
- the murA gene encoding UDP-N-acetylglucosamine 1-carboxyvinyltransferase is translated as MSPYFVVEGGYRLGGTVRPAGNKNAALPILAATLLADGPVVLHNVPHIRDVETMLDLLRAQNVRAQWRDEHTLELDARAASATDPDPVLCGKIRASILLAGPMLARFGRVRLPPPGGDVIGRRRIDTHLLALGRLGAEINVGATYDFEAKRLTGDDIFLDEASVTGTENALMAAVAAKGRTVLRNAASEPHVQDTARFLVAMGASIEGIGTNTITIEGGRPLGGAEFTIGPDHIEIGSFIGLAAVTDSPITIEGVRPDDLRATLVGFGKLGVEPRIDGDSLIVAQGQPRRIASDLGGHVAKLEDAVWPGFPADLMSIALVTATQCDGLILIHEKLFESRLFFVDRVIEMGARIVLCDPHRAVVAGRSQLRGGRVESPDIRAGMAMLIAALAAEGKSTIHNIGQIERGYEKIHERLKALGAKIERGE